A single window of Hymenobacter sp. APR13 DNA harbors:
- a CDS encoding peptidase domain-containing ABC transporter — protein sequence MADSSASALSPGQRLWRLLASEKRDITYLYVYAALAGFINLSLPLGVQSVIGFVSSGDVSTSLVVLISFIVLGTLLVGGLQVMQVYLVEFIQQRLFARISLDFAVRLPRVRTESLDGEYLPELMNRLLDAPTLQKGLATILIEFSAAALQILFGVILLSFYHPIFIAFGVLLVLLLVLMLRATGPKGLSSSLQESKYKYKVVAWLEDVARTVQTFRHPPRQELALERTDKLVEGYLSARQTHFKVLLTQYWGFVAFKTLITAGLLIIGCWLLIDRQINIGQFVAAEIVIILTISAVEKVLLKLDVVYDALTSLDKIGHVLDLPVVNPQAATNLPLPAVRNGLRAELRHLGYQYPHGQKEPLQGITLTIEPGEHLGLAGYDGSGKTTLLRIMAGLLTEYTGVIAYDGLALQDLSPESLGQHVGDNISHQHLFDGSILDNITLGQVGIGSDDVAWALDLVGLRDNVYARPLGLNTPLGAGTPLADSTRQKLLLARALVRRPRLLLLDGFLPGVEPAERLRILRHVLNPELHWTIVLASNDLRLTALCPRLAVLREGHLIANGSFEVVAAQPDVQELLA from the coding sequence ATGGCAGATTCTTCTGCTTCTGCTCTCAGCCCCGGCCAGCGTCTCTGGCGCCTGCTGGCTTCCGAGAAGCGCGACATCACCTATTTGTACGTGTACGCGGCCCTGGCCGGGTTCATCAACCTTTCCTTGCCGCTGGGCGTGCAATCCGTTATCGGGTTTGTAAGCAGCGGCGACGTCAGCACCTCGCTGGTGGTGCTCATCAGCTTCATTGTGCTGGGCACGCTGCTGGTAGGCGGCCTGCAGGTGATGCAGGTGTATCTGGTCGAGTTCATTCAGCAGCGCCTGTTTGCCCGCATCAGCCTCGATTTCGCGGTGCGCCTGCCGCGCGTGCGCACTGAAAGCCTCGACGGCGAATACCTGCCCGAGCTGATGAACCGTCTGCTTGATGCTCCTACCCTGCAGAAAGGCCTGGCCACCATTCTGATAGAGTTTTCCGCCGCCGCCCTGCAGATTCTGTTCGGCGTGATTTTGCTTTCGTTCTACCACCCCATCTTCATTGCCTTCGGCGTACTGCTGGTGCTGCTGCTGGTGCTGATGCTGCGCGCCACTGGCCCCAAAGGCCTGAGCAGCAGTCTGCAGGAATCGAAGTACAAGTACAAGGTAGTAGCCTGGCTGGAAGACGTGGCCCGCACCGTGCAGACCTTCCGGCACCCGCCCCGTCAGGAGCTGGCCCTGGAGCGCACCGATAAGCTGGTGGAGGGCTATCTGAGCGCCCGGCAAACTCACTTCAAAGTGCTGCTCACCCAATACTGGGGCTTCGTGGCCTTCAAAACCCTCATTACGGCCGGCCTGCTCATCATCGGTTGCTGGCTGCTGATTGACCGGCAGATCAATATCGGGCAGTTTGTGGCCGCCGAAATCGTCATCATCCTCACTATTTCGGCCGTGGAGAAAGTCCTGCTGAAGCTGGACGTGGTGTACGACGCCCTGACCTCGCTCGACAAGATCGGGCACGTGCTGGACCTGCCAGTGGTGAACCCACAGGCGGCCACCAACCTGCCGCTGCCGGCCGTGCGCAATGGGCTGCGGGCCGAACTGCGCCACCTGGGATATCAGTATCCGCATGGGCAGAAAGAGCCACTGCAAGGCATCACCCTCACCATTGAGCCTGGCGAGCACCTGGGGCTGGCCGGCTACGACGGCTCGGGCAAAACCACGCTCCTGCGCATTATGGCTGGCCTGCTGACCGAATACACCGGCGTTATTGCCTACGATGGCTTGGCCCTGCAGGACCTGTCGCCGGAGTCGCTGGGGCAGCACGTCGGCGACAACATCTCGCACCAGCACCTCTTCGATGGCAGCATCCTCGACAACATCACGTTGGGGCAGGTCGGCATCGGGTCCGACGATGTGGCCTGGGCGCTGGATCTGGTAGGCCTGCGCGACAACGTGTACGCCCGGCCGCTGGGCCTGAACACCCCGCTTGGTGCCGGCACGCCCCTGGCCGACAGCACCCGCCAAAAGCTGCTGCTGGCCCGTGCCTTGGTGCGCCGCCCGCGCCTGCTGCTGCTCGACGGCTTCCTGCCTGGCGTAGAGCCCGCGGAACGTCTGCGCATTCTGCGCCACGTGCTGAATCCGGAGCTTCACTGGACCATCGTGCTGGCCTCCAACGACCTGCGCCTGACCGCGCTATGCCCACGCCTGGCCGTGTTGCGCGAAGGCCACTTAATCGCCAATGGGTCATTTGAAGTCGTAGCGGCGCAGCCAGATGTGCAGGAACTGCTGGCCTAA